From Candidatus Pedobacter colombiensis, one genomic window encodes:
- a CDS encoding anthranilate synthase component I family protein — protein sequence MNGRDIHSFKQKALAWAASFEVCCVLDSNGYTDPYGKFDLLLAAGTKAELNAKSVNKFKELKTFYEQHQNWMFGLLGYDLKNETEQLHSSKPDYINFPELFFFVPQYLIAIKGDQIKVIIGDPGLIDLIEHTELDMTAILNGDKQNIPIQNRISKEVYLKTVKALQEHIARGDIYEVNFCQEFFAEHAVINPVLVYHKLSDVSPTPFAGFFKIRDQYILSASPERFLCKRGNKLISQPIKGTAKRSANAKEDQQIKDALRENTKEQAENVMIVDLVRNDLTKCAVKGSVKVDELFGIYGFPQVFQMISTISCELNPDIHFIDAIKHTFPMGSMTGAPKVKAMKLIEAHEFNKRGAYSGAFGYFSPEGEFDFNVIIRSILYDAGKQYLSFQVGGAITYVADAEAEYEECMLKASAIIQTLKP from the coding sequence ATGAACGGCAGGGATATACATTCTTTTAAACAAAAGGCACTGGCATGGGCTGCTTCTTTCGAAGTGTGTTGTGTGCTCGACTCCAATGGTTACACAGATCCCTACGGTAAATTTGATTTGCTCCTTGCTGCCGGCACCAAAGCGGAACTGAATGCTAAATCCGTAAACAAGTTTAAGGAGCTTAAAACATTTTACGAGCAACACCAAAACTGGATGTTTGGATTGCTTGGCTATGATCTTAAAAATGAGACAGAGCAATTACACTCGTCAAAACCGGATTACATTAACTTCCCTGAACTATTTTTCTTTGTTCCTCAATACCTGATTGCGATTAAGGGAGACCAAATAAAGGTAATTATTGGCGATCCGGGACTGATAGATTTAATCGAACATACGGAGCTTGATATGACAGCTATCCTCAACGGGGATAAGCAAAATATTCCTATACAAAACAGAATTTCTAAAGAAGTGTACCTTAAAACTGTTAAGGCCTTACAAGAGCACATTGCACGTGGCGACATTTACGAGGTTAACTTTTGTCAGGAGTTTTTTGCCGAGCACGCGGTGATCAATCCTGTTTTAGTCTATCATAAGCTTAGCGATGTCTCCCCCACTCCATTTGCCGGATTCTTTAAAATAAGAGATCAATACATCCTATCTGCAAGCCCTGAAAGGTTTTTATGTAAAAGAGGCAACAAGCTCATCTCTCAGCCTATTAAAGGCACTGCAAAGCGCAGTGCAAACGCGAAGGAAGATCAGCAGATTAAAGATGCATTGAGGGAAAACACAAAAGAACAGGCCGAAAATGTAATGATTGTAGATCTGGTACGTAATGACCTTACAAAATGCGCCGTAAAAGGAAGTGTAAAGGTTGATGAGCTTTTTGGGATTTATGGTTTCCCCCAGGTTTTCCAAATGATTTCAACCATTAGCTGCGAGCTCAATCCGGATATACATTTTATAGATGCCATAAAACACACTTTTCCGATGGGTTCCATGACCGGTGCGCCGAAGGTAAAAGCAATGAAACTGATAGAAGCACATGAGTTTAATAAACGAGGGGCTTATTCAGGTGCTTTTGGCTATTTTAGCCCTGAAGGTGAATTTGACTTCAATGTCATCATCCGCAGCATCTTGTATGATGCGGGGAAACAATATTTATCCTTCCAGGTTGGCGGGGCGATCACCTATGTTGCTGACGCAGAAGCCGAATATGAAGAATGTATGTTGAAAGCTTCAGCGATTATTCAAACGCTGAAGCCATAA
- a CDS encoding bifunctional (p)ppGpp synthetase/guanosine-3',5'-bis(diphosphate) 3'-pyrophosphohydrolase: protein MKNALVIDLEAEKQEILKRYRALLRACKPTMQRGDKKEIRKAFDMALESHKNMRRKSGEPYIYHPIAVAQIAAEEIGLGTTSIVCALLHDVVEDTDITLEDIEREFGKKTAKIIDGLTKISGVFDYNSSLQAENFRKMLLTLADDVRVILIKLADRLHNMRTMDFMPRQKQLKIASETIYLYAPLAHRLGLYAIKSELEDLSMKYLEPDTYKYIATQLNEKKAERTLFIKRFVEPINEILAEQGLTADIYGRPKSIHSIWNKMKSKNIPFDEVYDLFAIRIILDSPPENEKADCWKAYSIVTDLYRPNPDRLRDWVSSPKGNGYESLHTTVMGPKGQWVEVQIRTQRMNEIAEKGFAAHWKYKESSNDNGLDQWIMKVREMLNNPEANALDFLDDFKMNLFSDEIFIFTPKGALLQLPLGATALDFAFEIHTDVGAKCIGAKVNHKLVPLSYKLQNGDQVEIITSSKQSPKEDWLNIVVTAKAKSKIKSSLKEEKRKIAELGKETLERKMKSLKITYNTDNLNKLSYFFKLPSTQELFIAVAKGKIELKDLKDYLASEKEIENRGAERNDHQQIDALLNKVKGPESDILLIGEDLQKIDYTLAACCNPIPGDDVFGFVTVNEGIKIHRTNCPNAAQLMANYGYRIVKAKWNRQKELTFLTGLHIIGIDDVGLINNITKVISNDFKVNMRSITVDTDNGIFDGSIMIFVNDKEHLDNLIKNLLEVKGVTGVTRFDA from the coding sequence ATGAAAAACGCATTAGTGATAGATTTAGAAGCGGAGAAACAGGAGATACTGAAAAGATACCGTGCCCTTTTGCGTGCCTGTAAACCAACCATGCAGCGTGGTGACAAGAAGGAGATTAGAAAGGCTTTTGATATGGCCCTGGAAAGCCATAAAAACATGCGGAGGAAATCAGGAGAACCTTATATCTACCATCCAATAGCCGTAGCACAAATTGCAGCCGAAGAAATTGGACTGGGAACAACTTCGATCGTTTGTGCACTATTGCACGATGTGGTAGAGGATACTGACATTACTTTAGAAGATATTGAACGTGAGTTTGGTAAAAAAACCGCTAAGATTATTGATGGACTGACTAAAATATCCGGTGTCTTTGATTACAACAGTTCCCTGCAGGCAGAGAACTTCAGAAAAATGCTGCTTACGCTTGCTGATGATGTAAGGGTGATCCTGATCAAACTGGCCGACCGCCTGCATAACATGCGTACCATGGATTTTATGCCAAGGCAAAAACAACTCAAGATCGCCTCAGAAACCATTTATCTGTACGCACCCCTTGCCCATCGACTTGGTTTATATGCCATTAAGTCGGAGTTGGAAGATCTTTCCATGAAATATCTGGAACCTGATACTTATAAATACATTGCCACGCAATTAAATGAGAAAAAAGCGGAAAGAACGCTGTTTATCAAAAGGTTTGTGGAACCAATAAACGAGATTCTTGCCGAGCAAGGACTGACAGCTGATATTTATGGTCGTCCAAAATCCATACATTCCATATGGAACAAGATGAAAAGTAAAAACATTCCATTTGACGAAGTATATGATCTTTTTGCGATCAGGATTATTCTGGATAGTCCACCCGAAAATGAAAAGGCCGACTGCTGGAAAGCCTATTCCATCGTAACTGATCTTTATCGTCCTAACCCCGACCGCTTACGCGACTGGGTGTCGTCGCCAAAAGGAAATGGCTACGAATCATTACACACTACTGTAATGGGTCCTAAGGGACAATGGGTTGAGGTACAAATCCGTACACAACGGATGAATGAAATTGCTGAAAAAGGTTTTGCGGCACACTGGAAATATAAAGAATCGAGCAATGACAATGGCCTGGATCAGTGGATCATGAAGGTAAGGGAAATGCTGAACAATCCTGAAGCCAATGCTTTAGATTTTCTGGACGACTTTAAAATGAACCTTTTCTCGGACGAGATCTTCATTTTTACCCCTAAGGGTGCTTTACTTCAATTGCCACTTGGTGCAACGGCTTTAGATTTTGCTTTTGAGATCCACACGGATGTAGGTGCAAAATGTATTGGTGCTAAAGTAAACCACAAGCTGGTTCCTTTATCGTACAAATTACAAAATGGGGATCAGGTAGAGATCATTACTTCCAGCAAGCAATCCCCTAAGGAAGATTGGCTAAACATTGTAGTTACTGCCAAAGCCAAGTCTAAAATTAAATCCTCATTAAAAGAGGAAAAGAGAAAAATAGCAGAGTTAGGTAAAGAAACACTGGAGCGCAAAATGAAGTCGCTAAAGATTACTTACAATACCGACAACTTAAATAAGCTAAGTTACTTCTTTAAATTGCCTTCTACGCAGGAGCTTTTCATTGCTGTAGCAAAGGGAAAAATCGAGTTAAAGGACTTAAAAGATTACCTGGCCAGCGAAAAAGAAATAGAAAACCGCGGCGCTGAAAGAAATGACCATCAGCAAATTGATGCTTTATTGAACAAGGTAAAAGGTCCTGAGTCGGACATTTTATTAATTGGTGAGGATCTGCAAAAGATAGATTATACTTTAGCAGCTTGCTGTAACCCCATTCCCGGTGATGATGTTTTTGGTTTTGTAACTGTTAATGAGGGTATAAAAATACACCGTACCAATTGCCCGAATGCTGCACAGCTGATGGCCAATTATGGTTACCGTATAGTAAAAGCCAAATGGAACAGACAAAAAGAGCTGACCTTCTTAACCGGTTTGCATATTATCGGTATTGATGATGTTGGTTTAATCAATAACATCACTAAAGTTATATCAAACGATTTTAAAGTAAATATGCGTTCTATAACTGTAGATACAGATAATGGTATTTTTGATGGATCAATAATGATCTTTGTAAATGACAAAGAACACCTGGATAACCTGATTAAAAATCTGTTAGAAGTGAAAGGTGTAACGGGCGTTACTCGTTTTGATGCCTAA
- a CDS encoding tetratricopeptide repeat protein, producing MNYFKQAILMLFVFSASTTFAQNSGYDKLGMQAMMKGDYKGAVSQLEKADTKSPNNVNVLKMLGYSYFQCGDFESSIDTYSRLIAIKPSDYSAYYYRGKARQNVANDPKESLNNMRESFYQAAIKDFTKAIEINGEEDTQLLQNRALAYKDYAIYKSYKIKTKAEKTGCVALFNNSIADFQKVLLVQPQRKDILSLIDYVKAQVTSLK from the coding sequence ATGAACTATTTCAAGCAAGCAATCTTAATGTTATTTGTTTTTTCTGCATCCACCACTTTTGCACAAAATAGTGGTTATGATAAGCTAGGCATGCAGGCTATGATGAAGGGGGATTACAAAGGTGCCGTGAGTCAACTGGAAAAAGCAGATACAAAGAGCCCTAATAACGTTAATGTGTTGAAAATGTTGGGTTATTCTTATTTTCAATGTGGTGATTTTGAAAGCTCTATAGATACTTACAGTCGTTTAATTGCTATAAAACCTTCAGATTATTCAGCCTATTATTATCGTGGTAAAGCCAGACAAAATGTAGCGAACGACCCTAAGGAATCTTTAAACAATATGCGTGAGAGCTTTTACCAGGCAGCAATTAAAGATTTCACGAAGGCAATAGAAATCAATGGGGAAGAAGATACTCAGCTACTACAAAATAGGGCACTGGCTTATAAAGATTATGCGATTTATAAATCTTATAAGATTAAAACCAAAGCAGAGAAAACAGGCTGTGTAGCTTTATTTAATAATTCTATTGCCGATTTTCAGAAAGTTTTATTGGTTCAGCCTCAGAGAAAAGATATTCTTTCTTTGATTGATTATGTAAAAGCACAGGTTACCAGTTTGAAATAA
- a CDS encoding M48 family metallopeptidase, with product MKKVFIAGLTVIGLACSSCSTVPLTGRSRLNLVSDDQVLPMAFQAYTTFLTENKGAVLSASNAQASRVKMIGNKLIAAVKVYMNNNNYGNLIKDYQWEVNVVESKELNAWCMPGGKIVVYTGILPVTKDDAGLATVMGHEIAHAIAGHSAERMSQEMVSQGLGSVGSAALSNNPKTQSLFNTLYGVGTPLVMLKYSRNQELEADKLGLIFMAMAGYNPQNATAFWQRMATASAGSQKPAEFLSTHPSDATRIAQIQRDIPEAMKYYKP from the coding sequence ATGAAAAAAGTATTCATTGCAGGCCTAACCGTAATTGGTTTAGCTTGCTCATCTTGCTCTACTGTTCCCTTAACAGGGCGTAGTAGATTGAATCTGGTAAGTGATGACCAGGTTTTACCAATGGCATTTCAGGCTTATACTACATTCCTGACCGAAAATAAAGGTGCGGTATTGTCTGCATCAAATGCACAGGCATCAAGGGTTAAAATGATAGGCAATAAGCTCATTGCTGCCGTAAAAGTCTATATGAACAATAACAACTATGGTAACCTGATTAAGGATTACCAGTGGGAGGTAAACGTAGTAGAAAGTAAAGAATTGAATGCCTGGTGTATGCCTGGTGGAAAAATAGTGGTGTATACCGGTATTCTTCCCGTTACCAAAGATGATGCAGGTCTGGCTACGGTAATGGGCCACGAAATTGCGCATGCTATTGCAGGACATAGTGCAGAACGTATGTCTCAGGAAATGGTTTCTCAGGGACTTGGCTCTGTTGGAAGTGCTGCGCTATCCAATAATCCTAAAACTCAGTCTTTGTTCAATACCCTGTATGGCGTAGGTACGCCATTAGTGATGCTTAAATATTCACGTAATCAGGAGTTGGAAGCAGATAAATTGGGCCTGATCTTTATGGCTATGGCCGGATACAATCCTCAAAATGCTACTGCTTTCTGGCAAAGAATGGCTACAGCTTCTGCCGGAAGTCAGAAACCAGCTGAGTTTTTAAGCACGCACCCTAGTGATGCTACACGTATTGCACAAATACAAAGGGATATCCCAGAGGCAATGAAATATTATAAACCTTAA
- a CDS encoding DUF4783 domain-containing protein, whose protein sequence is MIKPLLFLFVFFTPFLSSYTLQGDIIDNLSNHFKAGNAKEIAASFSSSVELIIIDEEDVYSKAQAEQILRNFFIKYPPVKSSVIHLINTNPNFRFGILSLHTKNGKFRVSITLKKSSNAFFITELRIEPDK, encoded by the coding sequence ATGATAAAGCCCTTACTTTTTTTATTTGTTTTTTTTACTCCATTTCTTTCCTCTTATACGCTTCAAGGCGATATTATAGACAATTTATCTAATCATTTTAAGGCTGGTAATGCAAAAGAGATCGCCGCAAGCTTCTCTTCTTCTGTAGAGTTAATCATCATCGACGAGGAAGATGTATACTCTAAAGCTCAGGCTGAACAGATTCTAAGAAATTTTTTTATTAAATATCCGCCTGTTAAATCATCGGTGATTCATCTCATTAATACCAACCCAAATTTCAGGTTTGGCATACTTTCTTTACATACAAAGAATGGGAAATTCAGGGTTTCCATTACCTTAAAAAAATCATCAAATGCTTTTTTTATTACAGAATTAAGGATAGAGCCTGATAAATAA
- the plsY gene encoding glycerol-3-phosphate 1-O-acyltransferase PlsY: MISIYSISAVLLAYLFGSIPTAVWLGQAFYGVDVREYGSGNAGATNTFRVLGKKAGIAVMTIDIAKGYTATKLAYFIGLSVTGPQNSAQFVNYELALGVTAVMGHLFPIFAGFRGGKGVATLFGMILAVNFPAAMLCVLVFITVLLITNYVSLGSICAGFTFPLSIVFVLHSSIKSEVLYGMCVCVLILVTHQKNLERLLKGKESKVYLFKKKTN, encoded by the coding sequence ATGATTTCTATCTATTCTATTTCGGCGGTTCTTTTAGCCTATTTATTTGGTTCTATACCTACCGCAGTTTGGCTGGGACAGGCATTTTATGGTGTTGATGTAAGAGAGTATGGAAGTGGAAATGCTGGTGCAACCAATACTTTCAGGGTGTTGGGTAAAAAGGCCGGTATTGCCGTAATGACTATAGATATCGCAAAAGGGTATACCGCAACCAAGTTGGCCTATTTCATCGGATTGTCGGTTACCGGTCCGCAAAATTCTGCACAGTTCGTTAATTACGAACTGGCTCTTGGTGTTACAGCCGTTATGGGGCATTTATTCCCAATATTTGCCGGTTTTAGAGGTGGCAAGGGAGTGGCCACTCTTTTTGGAATGATTTTGGCAGTTAACTTCCCGGCAGCAATGCTTTGTGTTCTGGTGTTCATTACGGTGTTATTGATTACAAATTACGTTTCATTAGGCTCAATATGTGCCGGTTTTACCTTCCCGTTAAGCATTGTGTTTGTGTTACATTCATCAATAAAATCTGAGGTTTTATATGGAATGTGCGTTTGTGTACTCATTTTAGTGACACATCAAAAAAACCTGGAAAGACTGTTAAAAGGTAAAGAATCCAAAGTATACCTGTTTAAGAAGAAAACGAATTAA
- a CDS encoding transcriptional repressor has product MSTNHNSELVRKIFEAYLENKSLRKTPERFAILEEIYSRDDHFDVETLYIHMKNQKYRVSRATVYNTLELLVSCDLVTKHQFGKNMAQFEKSYGYHQHDHIICIDCGKVVEFCDPRIQQIQSMVGELLKFEIKHHSLNLYGVCFDCAAKAAMNNQNADIKHAS; this is encoded by the coding sequence ATGTCGACAAACCACAACAGCGAGTTGGTTAGGAAAATATTCGAAGCCTACCTCGAAAATAAAAGTCTGAGAAAAACACCGGAACGTTTTGCCATCTTAGAAGAAATTTACTCAAGAGATGACCATTTCGATGTAGAGACCCTCTATATCCACATGAAAAATCAAAAATACCGTGTGAGCAGGGCTACGGTATACAATACTTTAGAGTTATTGGTTTCATGTGATCTGGTTACCAAACATCAGTTTGGTAAAAACATGGCTCAGTTTGAGAAATCTTATGGCTATCATCAACATGACCATATTATCTGTATTGATTGTGGAAAAGTTGTAGAATTCTGCGACCCGCGTATCCAGCAGATACAAAGTATGGTTGGTGAGCTATTAAAGTTTGAGATCAAACACCACTCTTTAAATCTTTATGGCGTTTGTTTCGATTGTGCCGCTAAAGCTGCGATGAACAATCAGAATGCTGACATTAAACATGCAAGTTAA
- the gpmI gene encoding 2,3-bisphosphoglycerate-independent phosphoglycerate mutase: MNNKKVVLLILDGWGYGKQDSSDAAYAANTPFFDSLIQKYPNSKLEASGEAVGLPAGQMGNSEVGHMNLGAGRIVYQELGRINKAISDKTLHQNPVLLDAFSYAKDNHKAVHFIGLTSDGGVHAHINHLKALCDAATEQGLKDVFVHAFMDGRDTDPNSGLNFIKDLDHHLQNTSAKIANLIGRYYAMDRDSRWERVKLAYDLLTKGAGQSTSDPAAAIEQSYKDGITDEFIKPIVVTQANGQPVATIQPGDVVICFNYRTDRGREITTVLTQTDFPDFGMHKLPLYYVTMTTYDESFENVKVIFTKDDLSETLGEVLEKHHKSQIRIAETEKYPHVTFFFSGGREQVFENEKRIMIPSPKVATYDLQPEMSAAGITEAICKELETGGADFVCLNFANPDMVGHTGVFDAVVKAVETADRCAELVVNKGIENGYSFIILADHGNSEFMINNDGSVNTAHTTNLVPCILIDKDYTSIADGKLGDIAPTILSIMDIPKPAIMTGNSLV; this comes from the coding sequence ATGAACAACAAAAAAGTAGTACTACTAATTCTTGATGGCTGGGGATATGGAAAACAAGACAGCTCTGATGCTGCTTATGCAGCCAATACCCCATTTTTTGACTCCTTAATCCAAAAATATCCGAACTCAAAACTTGAAGCGTCTGGTGAAGCTGTAGGTTTACCTGCGGGACAAATGGGGAATTCTGAGGTTGGGCACATGAACCTGGGCGCAGGAAGGATTGTGTATCAGGAGTTGGGAAGGATCAATAAAGCGATCAGCGATAAGACCCTTCATCAAAACCCGGTGCTACTTGATGCTTTCAGCTATGCTAAAGACAACCATAAAGCAGTTCATTTTATTGGATTGACTTCTGATGGAGGCGTTCATGCGCACATCAACCACTTAAAAGCTTTATGTGACGCTGCGACTGAACAAGGCTTAAAAGATGTATTTGTACATGCCTTTATGGATGGAAGGGATACTGATCCAAATTCGGGGCTTAATTTCATTAAAGATCTTGATCATCACCTGCAAAATACTTCTGCTAAAATTGCCAACTTAATTGGCCGCTATTATGCAATGGATAGAGATAGTCGCTGGGAAAGAGTTAAACTGGCATACGACCTGCTTACTAAAGGTGCTGGACAATCGACAAGTGATCCGGCAGCTGCTATTGAACAATCTTACAAAGACGGAATAACTGACGAATTTATAAAACCTATAGTAGTTACTCAGGCAAACGGGCAACCTGTTGCGACCATACAACCAGGCGATGTGGTTATTTGTTTTAACTACAGAACAGACCGGGGAAGAGAAATTACAACGGTACTTACCCAAACTGATTTCCCTGATTTTGGTATGCATAAATTGCCGTTGTATTATGTGACCATGACCACTTATGATGAGAGTTTCGAAAATGTGAAAGTCATCTTTACAAAAGACGACCTTTCGGAAACGCTGGGTGAAGTATTGGAAAAACACCATAAAAGTCAGATCCGCATTGCAGAAACGGAGAAATATCCACACGTGACTTTCTTTTTCTCGGGAGGCCGTGAGCAGGTATTTGAAAATGAGAAAAGGATCATGATTCCTTCTCCAAAGGTTGCTACTTACGACTTACAGCCGGAGATGAGTGCTGCGGGAATTACGGAAGCCATTTGCAAAGAACTGGAAACCGGAGGGGCGGATTTTGTATGTTTAAACTTTGCTAATCCTGATATGGTTGGCCATACAGGCGTTTTTGATGCTGTTGTTAAGGCGGTTGAAACAGCAGACCGTTGTGCGGAGCTGGTAGTAAACAAAGGAATTGAAAACGGATATTCGTTTATCATCCTTGCCGATCATGGTAATTCGGAATTTATGATTAACAATGATGGCTCTGTAAATACCGCCCATACAACTAACCTTGTACCTTGTATTTTAATAGATAAGGATTATACAAGTATAGCGGACGGTAAACTGGGTGATATTGCTCCTACCATCCTGAGTATAATGGACATTCCTAAACCGGCAATCATGACCGGTAATAGCCTGGTATAA
- the nadC gene encoding carboxylating nicotinate-nucleotide diphosphorylase: MDKQVIDQFIKNAIVEDLGDGDHTSLSTIPANAQGKAKLLIKEAGIIAGVALALEIFKQVDADLITEVYINDGAEVKVGDIALTVSGNAQSILLAERLVLNCMQRMSGIATKTNHIVKMLSGYSTKLLDTRKTTPGLRYLEKWAVRIGGGVNHRIGLYDMILIKDNHVDYAGGIANAINAANQYLKEKGKQLEIEIEVRDLSELDQVLATGNVNRIMLDNFSFSDLKAAVNKINKQYITEASGGITEENVTEYAACGVDYISMGALTHSVKSLDMSLKAC; encoded by the coding sequence TTGGATAAACAAGTCATAGACCAATTTATAAAAAATGCTATTGTCGAAGATTTAGGTGATGGCGATCATACCTCTCTTTCAACCATCCCTGCGAATGCTCAGGGCAAAGCAAAATTACTGATAAAAGAAGCCGGTATCATAGCTGGAGTAGCGCTTGCGCTCGAAATTTTTAAACAGGTAGATGCAGACTTAATTACAGAGGTATATATTAACGATGGTGCCGAAGTGAAGGTGGGCGATATTGCTTTAACCGTTTCAGGGAACGCACAATCTATCCTGCTTGCCGAACGTTTGGTGTTAAATTGCATGCAACGTATGAGTGGTATTGCCACCAAAACCAACCATATTGTAAAAATGCTTTCGGGCTATTCTACCAAATTGTTAGATACCCGCAAAACTACTCCAGGCTTAAGGTATCTGGAAAAATGGGCAGTGCGTATTGGCGGTGGTGTAAACCACAGAATTGGTTTATATGATATGATCCTGATCAAAGACAATCATGTTGATTACGCCGGAGGAATTGCCAATGCCATTAATGCAGCTAATCAGTATTTAAAAGAGAAGGGTAAACAATTAGAAATCGAAATTGAAGTCAGGGATCTTTCAGAACTTGATCAGGTACTTGCAACCGGAAATGTAAACCGGATCATGCTTGATAATTTTAGTTTCAGCGACCTGAAAGCAGCCGTTAATAAGATTAATAAACAGTATATTACAGAAGCATCTGGCGGTATTACAGAAGAAAATGTAACAGAATATGCAGCCTGCGGCGTAGACTATATCTCTATGGGCGCATTAACACATTCTGTTAAAAGTTTAGACATGAGTTTAAAAGCCTGTTAG
- a CDS encoding adenylosuccinate synthase, whose protein sequence is MTQVDVLLGLQWGDEGKGKIVDVLSPQYDLIARFQGGPNAGHTLEFDGKKFVLNTIPSGIFNEKTMNLIGNGVVIDPIILKRELDNLKKAGHDPVAKGKLVIARKAHLILPTHQLLDAANEQKMGKDKIGSTLKGIGPTYMDKTGRNGLRVGDTTLPDFKERYNKLVEKHKEILSHYEFEYDLTEKEAAFFEAIEFIKTIPHVDSEHYVNGFLKEGKTVLAEGAQGTLLDVDFGSYPFVTSSNTTTAGACTGLGIAPNKIGHVYGIFKAYCTRVGGGPFPTELDGEVGETLRQVGHEFGATTGRARRCGWIDLPALKYAIMLNGVTELIMMKADVLDGFDTIYACTHYEHNGETIDYMPYDIISVKPTPVLKAIDGWKTDVTKVNKVADIPAKLADYIAFLEKELEVPVKYLSVGPDRVQTLELN, encoded by the coding sequence ATGACGCAAGTAGACGTGCTTCTGGGCCTGCAATGGGGCGATGAAGGCAAGGGAAAAATTGTTGATGTACTCAGTCCACAATATGATTTGATAGCTCGTTTTCAAGGCGGTCCGAATGCCGGCCATACTTTAGAGTTTGATGGCAAAAAGTTCGTTTTAAATACTATACCTTCAGGTATCTTCAATGAAAAAACAATGAACCTGATTGGAAATGGTGTGGTAATTGACCCCATCATTTTAAAAAGGGAATTAGATAACCTGAAAAAAGCAGGTCATGATCCTGTAGCCAAAGGCAAACTGGTAATTGCCCGTAAAGCACACCTTATTTTACCTACACACCAATTGCTGGATGCAGCAAATGAACAAAAAATGGGTAAAGATAAAATAGGTTCTACCTTAAAAGGAATTGGTCCGACTTATATGGACAAGACCGGTCGTAATGGACTAAGGGTTGGTGATACGACCTTACCTGATTTTAAAGAGCGTTACAACAAGCTTGTTGAAAAACATAAAGAAATACTTTCTCATTATGAGTTTGAATATGATCTTACAGAAAAAGAAGCAGCCTTCTTTGAAGCGATTGAATTCATCAAAACCATACCTCATGTAGATAGTGAGCACTATGTAAATGGCTTCCTTAAAGAAGGAAAAACGGTATTGGCTGAAGGTGCACAAGGAACATTATTGGATGTAGATTTCGGTTCTTATCCTTTTGTAACTTCTTCAAACACCACTACTGCCGGTGCATGTACCGGTTTAGGTATTGCACCTAATAAAATCGGTCATGTTTATGGTATTTTTAAGGCTTATTGTACCCGTGTTGGTGGTGGTCCTTTCCCTACTGAGCTGGACGGTGAAGTTGGAGAAACCCTACGTCAAGTTGGTCATGAGTTTGGTGCAACTACCGGACGCGCTCGTCGTTGCGGATGGATTGACCTTCCGGCATTAAAATATGCAATTATGCTGAATGGGGTAACTGAGTTGATCATGATGAAAGCTGATGTATTGGATGGTTTTGATACCATTTATGCCTGCACGCATTATGAGCACAATGGTGAAACCATTGATTATATGCCATACGACATCATTTCTGTGAAACCGACACCGGTTTTAAAAGCAATTGATGGCTGGAAAACAGATGTAACCAAAGTAAACAAAGTAGCAGATATTCCAGCTAAGCTAGCTGATTACATTGCTTTCCTTGAAAAAGAACTGGAAGTGCCTGTTAAATACCTTTCTGTTGGACCAGACAGGGTACAAACACTGGAATTAAACTAA